In Indicator indicator isolate 239-I01 chromosome 28, UM_Iind_1.1, whole genome shotgun sequence, the genomic stretch tccctgggcaacctgtgccagtctctcaccaccctcctggggaagaatttcttcctaacatccaatctgaatctccccattctgctccattccccccagtcctatcattacctgacaccttaaaaagaccctgccccagctccccgggcaatctgttccagtgtctcaccaccctcctggtggtGTGGGACAATGGCACTCACTGCATTCCATATTTCCAGACTTGGAAACAGAGGCCTGGAAACTGAGCTGTGTTTGCCTCTGGCAAATTTTACGCCAGGGGTGGAATTTCAAGGCACCACAAGACACCAACCACCCCAAGGACAAAGTCAGCAGTGTGACAAAGAGGTGCCACAGGTGGGGGCGGGCACAgcacctctccctcctctcgGCAGGGCCCTCTCCAAAGAGCGTGATGGGCTCCCCCAGGGCCCGCAGGCAGGCCTTGACCTCGGCATCGTCGGTGGAGACGTTGATCTGCCGCGCGCGCTTCCGCCGCTCGAACTCCGCCAGCACCTCCGCCTGCCGCTCGCTCAGGTGGTCCTCCAGGTCAAACACCTCCCCTGCACACAGAGGAAGACAGCAGCATGAGAAGGCCTGAAGGgaccagctgggggttggtctcttctccctggcaacCAGCgacaggagaggacacagtttcaagctgtgcaggggggagTTTAGAATTGTAGaactggcagggttggaagggacctcaaggctcagccagttccaacctcacactacagggacacctcacactacagcaggttgctcacagtcacatccagcctggccttcaaaacctccagggatgaggcttctaccacctccctgggcaacctgtgccagtatctcaccaccctcatggggaagaattttttttcctaacacccaatctgaatctacccatttcgctccattccccccagtcctatcattacttgacaccctaaaaagtccctccccagctttcttgtagccccattcaggtactggaaagccacaataaggtcttctcagagcctcctcttctccagattgaatagCCTTGGTCTTAGAAAaaagctcttcccagaaagagagattggccattgggatgggctgccagggaggggggaggggtcAACAtcactggaggtatttaagaagagactggatgaggcacttagtgccatggtctagttcaTTAGGTAGGGttgggtgaatggttggacttgatgatctcggtggtctcttccagcctggctgattctgtgattcagtgctggcaggagaggtgcctgtggtgctgcagaCTCCTCCCCGGGGCTCAGGGTGCTGTCAGCCCCAGGCAGCACTCTGCTCTTGTCTGAACGACAGCTGCTGAGAATGcaatcacagaactgtctgGGTTGGGAAAAGCCCTCCTAgaatcattcagtccaaccatcaacccaacaccaccatggccactaaaccatggccacatacttcttcagcacctccagggataaggactccagcacctccctgggcagcctgtgccaatccctgaccgctcatgcagcaaacaaattcttcctcatctccaacctaaccctcccctggcacaatttcaggctatttcctctccttctatcacctgagactagggagaaaagaccaaccccacctcactgcaacctcctttcagggagctgtagagagcaatgagatctcccctcagcctcatcttaAAGTTTGTTTACAaaccagcaggggcagggagggaagtgAGCCTGGATAAATCTCTTCCTTTGTGCTTGCTAAATCCCATCCAACTGATTAAACTTTGCCAGGTTATTCCACTGCAATGAAACACCTCACTGCTTTCCTGTTCTCAGTCAGGTGCATTCCATGGCAAGCAGGATCCTGAATCAGGAGTCCACAGCAAGCTGCTCATCTGCAGCATTCCCTCTCAAACAGGAAGATCCAAACAAAGAGGCAACAGTCCCAGCAACAtcctcaccttttttttttttttttttggccttgaACTACACTCAAAGTTGATCAGAACCTTTGGAAACTGTCACATTCcagagcaagagggaaaagaaaaggtggTTAAACATTCTCACCACTGCTTATGTTGATGTTGCCAGCCTCAATGGCTGCCTTCATCCCTTCTTTTCCCAGCAGTCCTGATTCTCCTTTTGCCAGCcgctccctctccttctcctccaggctgccatAGAAGATGGGAGCTCTCTTGGCTGGAGGAGCATCACTCTCTTCAGCAGGCTTGCTCTTGGTGGCCTGGAAGGTAAAGGCAGGATTTCAAGTGTGTTTTGGCTAAAAAGAAGACAACAAactgcctggctgtgccaggAAGTGTTGCTGTGCTAGAAAGAGCTCATTCCTACCTCGTGAGACCCTGAAATTGTATGTGAGATGTTAATTTGAGGCAATAAGGCCATGGCCCAAGTGCAAAGGTTCAACAGTAAAGTAGTCTCTGTTGTCTTCTTAGGCCTCTTTCTTTAAGGCTCTGGAAGTTTGATTTTTTCCAAGATTTTCCTAAGCCTCAGACAAAGCACGAGTGGTGCTGCCCGCCAGCTCCTGCGGTCCTAACCGGAAGCAAAGGGAGGTGGAAGGCGAACGGCTCCTTCCACCCCggagagcagcatcaccccaaATTCTCCCAGTATAATTAAAGGATTCTGTAAAAACGCGTGAAAACTCGGAATCGCTCCGGTCACGGCCCTCTAAACGGCTCCGGTGACACCACTGCCTCCCCACATCAGAGTCTCTCTGCCATGGCAAAACCCACACGCCCGGAAGCAAACGCCTGCGGCCTGCACTCCAGTAAAGGACCCAGAGCCACCTCCCATCCCCAGACGCCTACCTCCGCAGGCGCAGGGGCTCGCAcggcggggcgggcggcgcCGCCGCGGGCAGCCGGAGGCCGCACGGTTGCCATGACGGCGGCGCACCAGGAGGTGAGACGAGACGAGGCGAGGCGAGACGGCACGGGCCGCAAAGCACCGCACTACAAACTCCGCCGCCTCACGACCACTTCCGGGGCACGCCGGGAAGGGCAGCGTCCGGTCAGGGAGGGGAGCGCAGGGGACGCCGGGAGACGTGGCCTGTGAGTCGGAAGCGCAGAGCTCGCTAGCGACAGGACACACGGAGCATGCCGGGAAGCACAGTGCCCTCTAGCGGCAGGACACGCAAGGCATGCCGGGAGGGGTGTGGCTCGGGCCGCGGTGCATACCGGGAGCTGCCGCCCGGTCGGCCTCGGCCCTGGCCGGAGGCGGCTGAGGTAGAGCAGTGGTGGCGGCGACAGGTCGCGATGCTGCGGCGAAAGCCGACGCGGCTGGAGCTGAAGCTGGACGACATCGAGGAGTTCGAGAGCATCCGCAAGGACCTAGAGGTGCGAACAGGGCTGGCCACAGCCGCCCCCGGGGGGTCTGTCCGGACCGGCCCGGGAGCGGCCTGATGCGGCCCCTTTGCCCCGCAGAGCCGCAAGAAGCAGCGGGAAGAAGTGGAGGCAACGGCGGTTGGAGAGgaggcggcggcagcagcagcggcggccATCGCTCTGGCTACAGACCACAAGAGCCGGGAGCAGATCATCAATGACCGCATCGGCTACAAGCCGCAGCCGAAGGCCGGCGGCCGCACCACCCACTTCGGCAACTTTGAATTCTGACGGGGGAGGGTGGCCCGGCCCCCCAGGCTGAGCGGGACACGGCGCCCACGGAACTAGCTGGGAAGGGTCCCTGGGCCGGGTTTCTCCATCCCtcggtttttgtttttttttttttttttttttgctttggttttgttttgctttgttagtttttttttaagtttggtTAACATATCTCTGAATGCCCCATGGCCaagagttttgttttaataaatatgtcttttatttttaaaaatattaataataatcaCACAAACTGCTTTAAATAGCTGCAGAGACCATGGTGGCAGGGCTAGAAACACGAACTCTGATGTTTCCTTTGCCTGTGTCTGCTCCTGTGCAGTGAAGAGGTGAAGCATTCACTGCCTCTGTAGAGCTTTTGATttaatagtttttaaaaaagaggCAGTGGAACATGTTCACATAAAAACCTTTAGCACCACAAGCTTGGGACCCCACTAAGGACAAAGCAGTGTGGAGAGTGATCAGTACCTGTGTATAAAGGCAGAGGGTGTCACAGCTCCTGGTGCAACAGGCAGTGCTTTGAGACACACAGTTCCAGAAGGCCACCTTGGAGGAGACCCCAAGCATCATCTGCCACAAcctttcacagcagagctgccatgagctggctcagcaccctggcaagatGAGGCTTAAACTGCCCAGTGGAGGGGACTCCAGTGCTTGCCTTGGGAGATGTTTCCAATCTCCaactcttctcacagggaaacattttcttctggagctcAGTGGGAATCTCctcagcagtaacttgtccccatctcCCCTTGGCATCTCCATGGGAGAGAGTCTCCATcttcctggcagccaccctttctgtcctgctccatagcaataaggtctcccttaagccttctccaggctgaccaagcccagctctcagcccttcctcacatggcagctctgccaggcctctgagcattgttgtgacccaaaCATCTGCTAAAATCACCTGGTCCCAAACTGCTGTGAAAGGGGTTGAGGGGCTCTAGgcatcctgctctagttgcagatgtccctgctgactgcagggggtttggtctagatgacctttaaggtcccttcccaccaaaAGCAGTCTGAGGTTCCATGATTCAATCACTGTCACATCTAGGATGTGGACTTGGCCCTTGggagggagcagctgcagagctgggtgcagtggAACGTTCTGACACTGGGACATGCAACGTCCTGTGTTCTCTGACAGCACTTTTCCCTGCACACTGACCAGGCTCACTTCCACTCAGCGCTGGGGAGGTGTCACCCCTGCTGCTTTGTGGCCCCAGGATGGAGTTCCAGGTGGCTGCCGGCAGGGTTTGCTGCTTGGCTCGGAGGTCACCAACCACTTCCTTGTGGGTGGTGTCACCAGAGAGCAGACTGGTTTCTGCCAGCCCGACCAGCACGTACCTGACTTACAGCAGTGGTTCCTACCCCATTCCACGGCACTCCACCAAAGGTGAGAGAAGGCAAAGCCCTCAACTGgaggagcccagcaggcaggaggcatgCAGGAAGCAGCTTGTTGAAGAAGCTctgctccctccagcctgcagaGTAGGCAGAGccgggtgccagcagctggggccTGCACCAGGAGTCCTGCAGGGAGCCAGGGGGTTgattagatgacttttaaaggtccctttcaatccaaaCCAGTGTGAGTTCAGAGATGGGACTGGACTCTATTTGCTCCTGGTTGGGATTATTCTGTGCCACCTTCCAGCACACTGACCACTTGCCCTCTCGGGTTTCAAGCAACGTTCCTGTTTCACTTCATGCTTTGTGTGTTGTAGGtgcagcagctctcaggtcaGGCTGGGAAAATGGACAGAACTTAAATCTTTTCAGACTGGAGAAAGCCACAGTGgcctggagctgagctgccttCCCAGTCCACCACCACACGGAGTCACCAGGGATTGCTCTGCTCTTCAGGCATGCCCAGCACGCCCCAGGCCTGACAGGGAAACATCTTGGGAGGATCCCTTGGCTGTAGAGgggaacaaaacccaacccagcctctcctttctcctgtgtGGATGAATAAAACCCAGAGGAAAACCCCAGGAGGGAGGCCCAGATTTGCCTGCTGTACACAGACAGCTTCTGTACACTGAGGGGCTCAGTACTACAGCTCCTAAACGCCTGTGCTTTAACTTGGGAGAattccagaatcccagcagggtgagggctggaagggacctctggagattatccagaccaaccccctgccaaagcagggcacccacagcagcttgcccaggagcacaatgcccaggggggggtggaagctctcctcacaaggagactccacaacctctctgggcagcctgctccaggcctccagcaccaccacaggaaagatgttttctgtcctgttcagaaggaacctcctgggtttcagtgtgtgcccattgccccttgtcctgtccctgggcaccactgagaggtgtctggccccagcctcttgccccccaccccctcctttagctgttgctgagcattgctcagctcccctctggggctgctcttctccaggctctcacccccagggctctcagcctttgctccccacagagctgctccaggcccctcagcatctctgtagtctctccactggactctctccagtagttttttGTGCCCCTTGAACtaaggagctcagaactggacccaggcatggcctcactagggcagagtagagggggaggaaaacctcttgCTGTGGTGCAAAGCAGATCTGGGGGGCACCAACCCTTCTCCATCAGCTTTCCCCACACCCTGTGAGTGAATCTGGACCCAAAGGGCAACTTGCACATCTGTGACCTCCCCCAGTCCCCTTCCTGCAGTTTCAGGGCTTACTGCTGGTGGCAGGGGTGGGCCCAGAGGACACTGCTCCTCACTCTCATCCCAAACCCCCTCAAGATGCACACTCAGCCCCTAGAGCAAcctgaaggaggaagaagagctgTGCCAGTGGGCACCAGCCTCCAGCTGAGGATGGTTCCCAGTGTACACACTCAGCACAGTAAAATGCAACCTATTTATTGGTTAATTATATACAGGAGATTGTTGATATTCACAGTAACATCAGACAAGTTACCTCCACAGAGAGCAAGAGtaagaacaaaaccaacagtCCACTGTAAACAAAACTGGAAATCCTGCTGGACTGGGTGGGGACTGACTCCAGACAAACTGAAAAGGCACTGAAAAGGGACACAACAGAAGCCAGCTGATGAACACAGCCTGGGCACTTGGAGGACTTCTTCCAAGATTGTAATCCAGAGACACAAGGTGTGGAAACCAAGCATCAGGGCACAAAGGACATCACATTCCAAGCATGCTACACCACATGTGTGGACACAGGAGTTTCATGTACTCAAGTCTTGTAGTCATTAGAGTCCTCATCCCCTCCAAGCACTACCCAAGGCAAGTTTAGTGTTACCTGgataccttccaacccagctgGCACTGCACCAGAAGGGGCCAGCAGAAGCCATCAGCAGGGAGGCCAGGTTCTGCTAGCAAACAGCAACCTGGGCCAAGAACATggcagctggtggcagctggTGGCCCAGGGGAGGTTGGGACACAGGGACTTAGGTGGCTTCTCTGCACTGTCAACGTTGAATCAAAAGCAAGCAAGGCCAAAGCTGGCAGGAAGACATGGACTGGAACTGGCCCTCTCCCAGGTGAGCCTTGCTCTATCAGCAGggtcagcagcagagaggacatAGCCCTCCACCTTCTCTCCTTAACCACTTTCCCTTCAGACCCTCCCTCGTGCACCTCTCCCCAGAGCCCAGCCTGGGCTCCCATTTCTAACTCCAGTACTGCCCAACTATCATTATTCCAGGTTGCTGGAAGAGAGCTGAGGTGCTTGCAGGACACCTGGGATTCTTCTGCCCAGGTTCCTGCTCCCCAGGTGACCACTTCTAGGCCACTGCtaccttcctctccccttctcctgcaTGAGCATGGGCAGGAGGTGACTCTCTGAAGACAGCCTCTCATCCTTAGGGGGCACAGATGCTACATGTAGGTGAGGCAGGAGAGCTAACAGAGAACTCAAGTTGTGTTGTAAAGCCACAGCCACTGCCTGATCTCCAAGTCATCACCTCGGGGTACTTCAATCAGAGAATCCAGGTCTGGTTACTTGAACACAAGCCTGGGTGGCTAAGCTAAAAGGTGACAGCAAGAAGATGAGGCCAAGCAGAGGCTGTGTTCCAGAGGAAGACACAGCCAAGAGCTCTGGGCAGTAACTGCTGTCACCACACAGAGCCACCCTGACTGTGCCCTACAGTCAGACACCCCTGCAACAACTGCAGCTCCTTCAGGAGgaacccagcagagcagcattggCCAGGTGGGCTCTGAGCTCCTGAGGGACCAAGCCCCTGTGCTTTCAGCTTTCACAAGACacaagcagctccagcactgacctgctgcagctctctgtgccaggcactgcagtgtcctcacagctcctgcagccatccCAGGCTCTGTCTCCCACTCTCACAGCCAGGAGCCACTGCTCAGAGGCCACTGAAGAGTGAGTTGGTGGCAGAGGCAGTGAAGGCATCAGCAGGTCCTCTGCAGCTGgtcacaaccccagctcctgtcAGAGAtcaggctggggaagagcttTTCCTATCTCTCATCAGGAGGTGGCTACAATTTTTCCATGAAAATAACTTTCCTTCTTCCACCCAGATACAAATTTGCTACAGAAAGAAGCTCCTTAGCAACCTGAGCCTGCTTTTGACTCCTCTCCTTAGACTCTCTATTTTGCCCTGCCCAAAGAAAATCAGATGTCCAAACAAGCAGCTGGCatcagccctgggcagctgacCCCAGTGGTGCAAgtcaggatgctgctggtggcacTAACAGatttcctgctgcctttccagGAGGGTGGAAGGATGAGGGGTGGgctctgagctggtctggtggCATCAGCACAGTGAAGGACACACGTGCCCAGGGACGAGCCTCGGCCTGTAAGGCTCAAGAATTGCAACTCCTCCTCACAAAGAtcagctcctggcacagctACTGCTGACAGGGCACCTGGCACCATCTCTGGACACAAAActgccacagcactgcccagaTGCTGCAAACTCAGCATTCCCTTGTTCTCATGGCACATCCCAGccatcagccccagcctggaAGTGGTGCCTGAAAATGCCACTGacttccctctctgccagcagcagacacAAAGTGGGAACCCTGAGCTCCAGATTTGCACCACACCCTACAGAAGCAGCACTTTAACAAGAAGATGCCACAGCAAAACTGCTCCCTAAAGCCCCCCAGGCATGCTCTGGGcttcaggcaggcaggcagctggctcTGCCATGTCACAGCCCCTCGTGCCTGTGCCATGAGTAGAGCTGCCAGCACTCAATGGGAAGTTCTGCTGCAACACTTATGCACCACTGGCACTGTaactcctgcagctcccagctggcaTGGTCACAGCATGATTCTTAAGACAAAGAGGAGTCACCTGGGTCAGGAATGCTTTGTCATCagcccaagctgctccaggTGTCACCAGAGGGCACAGAAGGCTGCTGCAGtcctgtcttttctttcttctcttctccagagctctCCTTCACAGGCACAGGGATGTTTCACTTCCTTCACCTCGACCAGGGGATGCCCTCTTCAGCCACTTTCACCTTTTGTGGCGTGAAATCACTACTCAGCTCTTGCCTCATTTACAGAACTCCTTTTACTCAACCAAATCTCTAGCTCTAGGTCCAGCCAGGTGCAGCTCAGCATGAAATAACTGCAGCTTGGAGTGGGTTAGGGAAAACCTTTCTGCCCCATGGTTACATGATTGCTGTCCTCTGTCTGCTCCATTTCCATGATTACCAACATTGTCACTGGAGCTGGGTAAAGCTGCCAGCTGCATCAGAAGATGAACAGCACTCACCAAACCCTGACGGCTTGGGGGACAGACTCACCTACAGCCCCTGGGCCACATACCTGGGGGTCAAGGTACTCCCTTGTCAGGACACACCTGAGCATGTCTGATGTGCAGCACCAAATCTTCTTCAGAGGCTGAGTCCTCCTGCATCAGAAGGCATCACTGGCCCCAAAAGCACAACACCAGGAGATGTCCTCCCCTGGCATTATGTACACATGAGAAAAAGTCCAATCAGAGCAGCCACTGGCACATGAAGGCTCCACTGCCAGCTTGGCTCTTTCCCTACTCTTCATCAAACCCTCACAGCTGAGCATTTCccattgaaaaataaaaagagttttCCTGTAAAAGAAGATTTCCTACATTGCTGTCAGCCAACTAATTTCAATCACAGCATAAATCTAAGAATAAAGCAAATCCTAGCCAAGAATGGCAACCATGGGACCCCCCTCCAAGAGTCAAccttgctgccagcctgcagcaaggaggagcagctcctcccccccagctcctcacatCCCTACAGCCCAGCTAGGAACCTGGTGCTGAACTCCagatgatttttctctttcagctgaGGAATGATCCAGTCCTGGTGATGACTGTGCTTCAGGAGGGCAGTGGGGTGGAGAagttcctgggcagcctggggttaATGGCAGTGCTCTGTGA encodes the following:
- the CDC26 gene encoding anaphase-promoting complex subunit CDC26; translated protein: MLRRKPTRLELKLDDIEEFESIRKDLESRKKQREEVEATAVGEEAAAAAAAAIALATDHKSREQIINDRIGYKPQPKAGGRTTHFGNFEF